In Paenibacillus sp. FSL M7-0420, a single genomic region encodes these proteins:
- a CDS encoding ABC transporter substrate-binding protein, with translation MRMAHTKKLTATLALTLLLTAGLAGCGGSNEGKTGGSGNAAASKQVTIKVSNWPKPNEEAKIAQYEQLMAKMKTNYPNITVDKDEWGYDVSSFLPKAASGQLPTVYETFFTETSKIIKANYAADITDMMKKYGYDKAINPDLLKMVTKDGKYYGIPKDGYVIGMLYNVNLFKEAGLLDDKGIPKFPKTYEELAETAQIIKQKTGKAGMFLPTKSGQGGWMFMNIAWAYGAEFEKQVDGKWKAVFNSPEAAAALQYVKDLKWKYNVLPDNNLVDVTNDMFRMLGTDQVAMSFGTNDWPPVIQQQTKMSKDNIAMSALPVGPIGQPVTLLGGGLYMFSPNVTPEQIDAGFKWLKTYGFTPESSEEALTGWDIEKKTLSDQGLIVGPYGLRIWTDEKRIGEEQKILDKYNNVNLDMFRDYMDNGSKGMRAEEPVNAQELYQKLDVVLQSVLTDKNADPQKILDKAAEEFQRDYLDKVK, from the coding sequence TTGAGAATGGCACACACCAAGAAACTAACCGCAACACTGGCGCTCACACTGCTGCTTACTGCCGGACTGGCCGGCTGCGGCGGCTCCAATGAAGGGAAAACAGGCGGGAGCGGAAATGCAGCAGCCAGCAAACAGGTTACGATTAAGGTCAGTAACTGGCCGAAGCCGAATGAGGAAGCCAAGATCGCCCAGTATGAACAGCTCATGGCGAAGATGAAAACTAATTATCCGAACATTACAGTGGATAAGGATGAATGGGGCTACGACGTCAGCTCGTTCCTGCCCAAAGCTGCGAGCGGGCAGCTTCCAACGGTATATGAGACCTTTTTCACCGAAACAAGCAAAATCATCAAAGCTAATTACGCAGCGGATATCACGGACATGATGAAGAAGTATGGATATGACAAGGCCATTAACCCGGATCTTCTAAAAATGGTGACCAAGGACGGCAAGTATTACGGGATTCCGAAGGACGGCTATGTCATCGGCATGCTCTACAATGTGAATCTCTTCAAGGAAGCGGGCCTTCTGGATGATAAGGGGATTCCGAAGTTCCCCAAAACATATGAGGAGCTGGCGGAAACTGCGCAGATCATCAAGCAAAAGACCGGCAAAGCCGGAATGTTCCTGCCAACGAAGAGCGGCCAGGGCGGCTGGATGTTCATGAATATTGCCTGGGCTTACGGTGCGGAATTCGAGAAGCAGGTTGACGGTAAATGGAAGGCTGTATTCAATTCTCCCGAGGCGGCTGCAGCTCTGCAATATGTGAAGGATTTGAAATGGAAATACAATGTGCTGCCGGATAACAATCTGGTGGATGTGACCAATGACATGTTCCGTATGCTCGGCACCGATCAGGTTGCCATGAGCTTCGGCACCAACGACTGGCCTCCGGTCATCCAGCAGCAGACCAAGATGTCCAAGGACAATATTGCCATGTCAGCACTGCCTGTAGGACCGATTGGACAACCTGTTACCCTGCTGGGGGGCGGCCTGTATATGTTCTCGCCGAATGTAACACCAGAGCAGATTGATGCCGGATTCAAATGGCTGAAGACCTACGGGTTCACACCAGAATCATCAGAGGAGGCTCTGACCGGCTGGGATATCGAGAAGAAGACACTCAGCGATCAGGGGCTGATCGTCGGCCCTTACGGGCTGCGGATCTGGACCGATGAGAAGCGTATAGGTGAGGAACAGAAAATTCTCGACAAATACAACAACGTGAATCTGGACATGTTCCGTGATTATATGGACAACGGCAGCAAGGGGATGCGGGCGGAGGAACCCGTCAATGCCCAGGAATTGTATCAGAAGCTGGATGTCGTGCTGCAATCCGTGCTAACAGACAAGAATGCAGATCCGCAGAAGATCCTGGACAAGGCGGCTGAAGAATTCCAGCGGGATTATCTCGATAAGGTAAAATAA
- a CDS encoding carbohydrate ABC transporter permease: MKTNEAYGIIGNIEYRSPWVRLLYWGLFLLMLALAAVCILPPVWIMVSSLKDIKEFYAIPPTLIPRTFDISKLWETWQEFNFLSYYLNTAYLAAGSVLFCLTFNGLAGYFFSKLKPRGSALLFVLIVWTMMVPNTVGMVPLFKNLIDFPLLHVNLTNTFWPMWFMAAVNPVVILIFKNFFDSIPQALLEAAKIDGASTIGIFIRVILPLSGPVMATITILTMNSVWQDFFWPFMVLKDKSTWSVIVAIYNLKATLPQDIQFIALTFAILPPILLFIFFQRYIMNGQAFGGSIKG; encoded by the coding sequence ATGAAAACAAATGAAGCTTACGGCATTATCGGCAATATTGAATACAGATCACCCTGGGTGCGCCTGCTCTACTGGGGCTTGTTCCTTCTGATGCTTGCGCTCGCCGCCGTCTGTATCCTGCCTCCCGTCTGGATTATGGTCTCAAGCCTGAAGGACATTAAGGAGTTCTACGCGATTCCGCCTACCTTGATTCCCCGCACCTTTGATATCAGCAAGCTGTGGGAGACCTGGCAGGAGTTCAATTTTCTCAGTTACTATTTGAATACCGCTTACCTGGCTGCCGGTTCTGTACTGTTCTGTCTTACCTTTAACGGGCTGGCCGGGTATTTCTTCTCCAAGCTGAAGCCGCGCGGGAGCGCGCTCTTGTTCGTGCTGATTGTATGGACGATGATGGTTCCGAATACGGTGGGAATGGTGCCGCTGTTCAAGAACCTGATTGATTTTCCGCTGCTGCATGTGAATCTGACCAATACCTTCTGGCCGATGTGGTTCATGGCTGCTGTGAATCCGGTGGTGATTCTGATCTTCAAGAACTTCTTCGACTCTATTCCCCAGGCACTGCTGGAAGCGGCCAAGATAGACGGGGCGAGCACCATCGGCATCTTTATCCGGGTGATCCTTCCGCTCAGCGGCCCGGTCATGGCTACGATTACGATACTTACGATGAATAGTGTATGGCAGGATTTCTTTTGGCCCTTCATGGTACTGAAGGATAAATCGACCTGGTCGGTCATTGTGGCCATCTATAATTTGAAAGCGACATTACCGCAGGACATTCAGTTTATTGCCCTGACGTTTGCCATCCTGCCGCCGATTCTGCTGTTTATTTTTTTCCAAAGGTACATTATGAACGGGCAAGCCTTCGGCGGCAGCATCAAAGGTTAA